Within the Musa acuminata AAA Group cultivar baxijiao unplaced genomic scaffold, Cavendish_Baxijiao_AAA HiC_scaffold_1105, whole genome shotgun sequence genome, the region NNNNNNNNNNNNNNNNNNNNNNNNNNNNNNNNNNNNNNNNNNNNNNNNNNNNNNNNNNNNNNNNNNNNNNNNNNNNNNNNNNNNNNNNNNNNNNNNNNNNNNNNNNNNNNNNNNNNNNNNNNNNNNNNNNNNNNNNNNNNNNNNNNNNNNNNNNNNNNNNNNNNNNNNNNNNNNNNNNNNNNNNNNNNNNNNNNNNNNNNNNNNNNNNNNNNNNNNNNNNNNNNNNNNNNNNNNNNNNNNNNNNNNNNNNNNNNNNNNNNNNNNNNNNNNNNNNNNNNNNNNNNNNNNNNNNNNNNNNNNNNNNNNNNNNNNNNNNNNNNNNNNNNNNNNNNNNNNNNNNNNNNNNNCAAACTATTTCCAATGCCCCAAAATTCCATTTCATGTATGTATCAAATATTTTCACCATTGCAAGTGAAACTGAGACTTGTATCAGAATACCTTAATCCACAAAAGACTTTTTATTTATACTTTTCTTTGTTTTAGCAAACTCATAACAGCTAAAGAAAAAAGTTCTAATTTTAAGCACATCACCCAAAAGGAAGAGAACAGGAATATGAATTGTAGGGCATGCAACAAATACCGATAGAAGAGGAATTACTTTTCTAATTCACTCATAAAGTCAATCTTGTATATGAATGAAACATCTTAGTCTGTAAAACTGGATTTTTCTCTGATACTAAAAGATTATGAGAAATTCTGAATAATTGGCAAGAATTTATTAAGATAAGCGATAAGGAGGAGATTTCCTCACATTGGCATTGATCTTGAATGACTGAAAGTTGTCTTATAGATGATCCCTCATATCTTATAGTATTTTGTCATAGCACAGGTACACCCAAGAATAATTTCCTGAAGCCTGCAACATATGACTGCACATTGATTACATCATTACACCTAAAAAGGAGGAAAACAGTTGTAGATGTCCAGAACCAAAATCTGTGCTTGTTGCAGCTACCAACACACCAATCTTGTTCAACATTATGAAGTGAACCAGATAAACCCCCGCATAGAGAATCCTGCAATGAACTTAGAGCACAAAAGCTCTTAGGATTGCATAATGGAGAACAGAAGGCACCAGCAGCATATTTTCACAAACAAAAACACAACTTAATTAGCTGAGAAACCAGATTAACTGGAGCATCAAGAAGCATTACTAGTGGTTTATGTGCCTCAACACATACAAGGAAAATGAATCTGATGCAAGAGTGGATGCAAAAACAGCCCCAAATTTTCCTAGATTGGCACAAGCGAAAATTATCAGTCCACTCAACTTGGTTAATTGAGCCATATGAAGGTGTAAATGAATTTTCATTTTGTCTAATTCTTTGTGTAACTTGTCTCATAATCAAATTGGTGCCTATGATTCATGAACACagacaaaaaaacaaagaaataccAAGATGTGGTAGACCATACAGATCAGTAATTTTGTTTTAGTCCAACCTATTGTTATGAAGTGCACACCCCATGGACCTCCTCTCACAAACTATCAAACAGAGAGTCTGACTCCAGGAAGGAATCACTACTCTGGAAGAGGAAGGAACCCATGACTCCTTGTTGCTGTGGGATGGGTTCGGTGACCCTATTTCCAAACAGTAACAGGCTAATTAGCCTGCTTATTTGTTTGACAACCCTTCTGTTTTGTTCTTTTTATATTCTTTTGACAGAGTTATATTTGAGCACTATTAGCCTACATAAGCATAAAGTTATACACTTAAGGTATAAGATGTGTCCTCTATTCAATATAATGGACTAGCTTCtcatcatctttcttcttctctttctctcttcctcacAGTTACATCTAATTTATAGTGTAGAGTGCTGAGAGTGATCTGAATTGTGAGGAAGAAATACTCTCAGCACCTCTTGGAGATCAAAGTAGAGTTTtaaccaagtaacattcatctacagaagctcaaacacaaATGATCACATACCGTTCAGGTTATAGCAGACCTTCCTCAGTCACATCTTGGTAGAATTTGCCGAGAATGAAAAGATCACCCACCATAAAGCAAATATAGTCATTGTTTCTTTATTCTTTGTgtagtgtatatatacatatatacatttgtcTTAGAGTTGGTAGTGATTCTCTTTTGAGACAAAGATAAGCTTACTTTAGAGGAAGAAATGAGCATTAAGAGACTTTTAGTTGGTACACCTGACTGATGTTTTTTGTAATAGCAGATTGGAGCTCTGTGATCAATGCCATGTCCATATCAACAGTGTTCAACTTCAACAATGGTGGCTCTTGCCAGTTTTATGAATGAAAGCAGCAAGTTCGAAGCTTGAAAGGCACATCAACCAACCACCACcctagtttttgcttctcttattCACCAGAAAGAGTCACTCCCCAAATTTGCATAGCTTTTAGGTCCATTTAGATTCCAAATGAAGCCTGCTCCCAACCAGCACACCAACCTTGAGATTTAAACTGGCATCAGGTATGTTTTCCACTAACAGCTGAGCTAACAATGCAAGATTAAAGGTGATGAAACCACTCAAAATGAGAGAGGTTGTGCCAGCCAACCCTTCTTATACCCTCACATTGCTTGGCTCTCATGCCATGTTCAACAAGATGGTTCCTGCTCTCTCTCCCTCCATACCAAAGCTCCACTACAGCTTGGAGTGGAATGTGATCCAGAAGAAGGTTGGCCCTCTGCTGTGGCTGCTGGTCATCTCCACCATCTTTATCCTCTTCATCATGCACTCCTCTTATACTCTCAGCATCAGTGCCAAAGGTGGCCTCAGCCAAAGCCCTCTCATGTCTGCTGCTAACAGCAGCGTGATACAACTGGTGCAGAGCCCCCCTGATTCAGAGCTCCTTTCTCCGAACCTCTCCGCACCACAGCCTGCTACTGCTGCTACCATTAGCAGGGTGACACCAGTTGTGGAAGGTCTCCATCCGAATACCAGTGGTAACTGCAGTGCACTACATTTCTCTCACTGCTCAGCCACTGATGTGTGATGAAACCTgaatcttttcctttctttggtgCCGAAGGAATTGAAGAGCTCTGTGATATGACAAAGGGCAAGTGGGTGACAGAGCCACGAGCATCGATCTATACCAACGTGACATGCCCGACGCTGCCTGACATGAAGAACTGTGGGAAGTATGGGAAGGATCAGAGCTATTTGTATTGGAGATGGCAACCCGATAGTTGTGACGTACCGAGGTTTGATCCTGTGACATTCCTGAATCTAGTTAGAGGGAAGAAGATGGCCTTCATTGGTGACTCGCTAGCTCGCAATCAAATGGAATCCCTGCTGTGTCTCTTGTCTCAGGTAATTCATCTATTAGCTTTATAGGTAGAGAAGCAGAACAAGATAAGAACAGTTCATGCAAACCTGTTGCAGGCAGAGACTTCCAGGCAAGTCTTCAGGGATTCAGGCGACAAGTACGTGACATGGTACTTCCCCTCGCATGAGTTCACCCTCATGGCCATGTGTACGGAGTACTTTGTGGAAGCAAGGCCAAGAATCATAAACGGAACAGCTTCATCCTCATTTGAGCTTCACCTCGACAGGGTGACCATGAACTGGACGGAGAAACTTCCCGGCGTCGACTACGCCATCCTCTCCGGCGGCAACTGGTTCTTTCGAGGACTCCACTTGTACCGAGAAGGAGAGATCGTCGGGTGCGTCAACTGCTGGGGCCAAAACCTGACCGATTTCGGCGTCGCAGCTGCCATCAGAAGCGTCCTCAGAACAGCCCTCCAGTTCATAGCCACATGCAAGGAGTGCGAGGGGCTCGTCACCTTCTTGCGGACCTTCACGCCATCACACTTCGAGAATGGCTCCTGGTTCAGCGGAGGACAATGCAACAGGACTCAACCATTGGATGAGATCCAGATTAGTCTGAGCGACATCACCTGGGAGATAAGGAAGGTTCAGCTGGAGGAGATCGAAAGAGCGAGACGGCAAGAGGGGGAAGTGAACATCAAGTTCGAGGTGTTGGATGTCACCAAAGCGATGATGCTGAGGGCAGACGCACACCCCGGGAAGCACTGGACGACGAAGACGAAGGGGGGTGTTAACGACTGCTTGCATTGGTGCTTGCCCGGCCCTGTTGATCTGTGGAGCGATCTATTGCTCGCGACTCTCAAGAAGAATTCTCTATCTCATTAGTTGCATACTTGTATGTATCGTCTTCGCATGAGCATTTTATCATATGACTCATGTGCACTTTTCATAGTGTTAGTGCAGTCTTGAAGGCATGGAAATCTCACCGTCCGTAGCAATGGACACGAATCTTAAAAGCGCCACGCGTCCTTTTCTCCTTGAAGCATGCGAGAGATTAATTTCTACTATACAGAGGTCACGGATGACGTTGGAGGAACGGGCGAGATCCGATCCGACTGCCACTGGTGAAGCATcgattcggattcggattcggattcggattcgaGTTTGATCCAATTAGGATTAGCTAAAATCGACGACAGGCTTAACGTATATGTAACGGATCGGGTTATAGTATTGATCGGGTTATCGGAGGACGAAAGCTTCGTCTCTTTCCCTAGCAGGTAGGTGGTCGAAACGAAAGGCAAGAAATATTAGTGCAACGAGCGGCTCCGGTGAACCCTTTATAGTAAGCTTTCCTGCGAAGAGTGCCTGCATAGGGTTTCTATTCGAGATCGAGAGAGACGGGTACGTCATCAATTCCTCACCACCAGAATGGAGAAGATGGGCGCCGCCGACGCACAGATCGAGGATCTCTTCGTCAGCAAGAAGCCCATCAAGAACCCTCTCGTCCCCATCGGTAAATCGCTCGTCTGTTTCCTTCCCCCGGTAGTTCCTCTTTTGCGAAAAAGGAATCTAATTTGACTGCCCACGCGAATTACTCGATGGGAAAAATTAGATTTTGTCGGTTTTGGTGGGTTTCCTGTCTCATTTATTTTTCTACTGGGAGATTAAAGAACCTCAAGGACTGGATTTGGGGGAAATTTCTGGTTTTGATTATGGATTCTATGGAGCGGTGAAGAGTTATTGGTGCATCAATCAAAACGTTAGGGTTCTCCATCACGATGGGTTGAATTGATAAGTTGATGTGTCGGCCTAGTCTTGCATTAGTTttggttttatattttctttttggtTCAAAATACCATTATATTGCCAATGTAGTTGTCTTTAATAATGGAGATAGCTGAATAAGGCCCTCTAAGAATATCTTTGGTCTTCGTATTAGACTGTTTTGTTTAGTAGGCGCAGTTATATGTAATTAATTATGTTGAGATGGGTAGTCAGTTTGTGTTGTACTATGTGCAATAGGTCTTCTTGGAGAACATGTTCCTTATCTTGAATCACCATAGTAAGTGAAATCTGTGTATCTGGTTGAGCTTTTAAAGAATGTTTCATCTGGTTTACGGTTTATTTGATGTCGTGCAATGTTTGCTTctcattattttataattaatgcCACTAGAAGGATAAGTAAAATTAGTTTTCCTTATGGTTATATTAAATTTTACAGAAGTAGTTTGTTCTTGAATAATGTAGCTCGAATGATTTTGAAGTAGTTGTGCAGAAGTTTAGAAATCTGTCACAGCAAGAGTTTACTAGCGCTTGTCATATGGTCGATAATGGGATGTTCTAGTCTtgaaattgattgttatcatcagaaTCTTTTAGGACATGCATTATACATGTCTTTGACCTATAACCAAaggcagaaaaaaaaaataaaaaagtccaGATGGTTATTTTCATCTCTTTTCTTAACCACCAATTTATTATGGGCCAGGATAAACTAGATCAGGCCACAGCTAGCCAGGTCATCTAAGAAGTTGGGACTTTGTCCAATCCGTCCAATCCTAGTCTCAAATGCTATCAGGCTGATCCAATCCCTTGATTCTTGTTTTTTGGGTTTTTTGTATATTCTTTAAAGGTTCAACTGTTGCAGATGCTAATTTGTGCGTAAATTTAATCAAGCAGAAATAAAGTTAGTTTTGGCTGATTTGCACGAGTGGTTCTTATTTTTAGCTGATCTTTGATTCGGAGGCTTCAAGTTAGTTTGAGGTCTAAATTCTCTCGAACTGTTTTAAACTCTCTTTCTATATATACACAGAGAAGGATGAGGGAGCAGGAGATGAAGGATGAGAGGAGATGAAGGAGCAGATGAGATGAACTATAATACACATAAAAGCATTTGTGGCCTCGATATTTTCCTTTCAAATTAATGAGGGAATACTTGGATAGGAAATCAGCACCATCAAATATAATCTGGTTgcttttacaatatttttccaGTGCATTTATTAGATGACCTGATCCATCGTAAGCATCATTGGTGCGCAGCCAGCTGGGTATCAATAAGAGTGTTTTGTTGACTATAATGTGTAGCAATATTCTGACATCTTATTTGGATTGAACTAGAATATGTTGTGACTTAAACTGGATGTTTTAGCATATGTGAATTAAGTGATACGTTAGATAGCCCTGTCGGGTTCCTTAGTTTGCTTGATGATACACTTTTTCCTGAATGGTGGTATGATGATACCAGGAGACGAAAATTAGTATTGTTTTTCTGAGCAAAGTTTTGGATCAGAAGTACATTCCGTTGGTTTCTTAGACCCTAAGTTTGAACCATTATTAAGTTGTTTAGTCTGCATAAAGTATTTCTTGGTGTAATTTTGTCAATGGTTATGCTTGTGATGGCTCCACATGTCAGTTTCTCTGTTGTGGTTGTCCCTACTCCGCTGTAGAAGTTGAGTTGCCTACTCATTTCTGCCAACAATGATACATAAACTTTAAATAACATTATTGTTatcattttttctttaaatttaaattgatTGAAGAAATTTTCAGGTGCACTTATGACTGCCGGTGTGCTTACGGCAGGTCTAGTTAGCTTCAGGCAAGGAAATTCTCAGCTGGGACAGAAGCTGATGAGGGCACGAGTTGTATTTCAAGGTGCAACAGTTGCATTGATGGTTGGCAGTGCTTACTACTATGGTGAGACCTTTAGGGGTTCTAAGAACAAAAATTAAATGATATAAAGATGGCTTGCAGTCATCTTTCATCTATGACTGAGTTTTTATTGGCATCAAAATAATTTATTACACGTTTTCTTTCACTTGGGAAAAGAGTGGTAGCTGACCAAATCTTCTGGAAAATATAGTGGCAATGAAATAATGCGCCAGTACTTTCGTGTTTGTATTATTTACACAATTGTATCAGAATGTATTATGTAATCATGTGATGGATCCATGTATGACATGAACATTTGGAAACATATTGGTTATAAATGGACACTTTGAGTCAAATATCAGGAATTACCATTGCAAGTAGGATTAAGGATGGATCTCAAACAAGGATATGAAGATGGAAGCAGGGTAgtcatattatttttagttaaatAAGGTTTGGCAAGGGAATTCAATAGATGATAACCATACTGTCATGGCTGTCATGCAAGACTCCATATTAGGATGAACTTTGAAGAAATTTAGAACTTAGTGATACCTAATGGTAGTTGACCTCAAAAACCAAACTATCAGGAAATCTGCTTCAATGCAACAGAAAACTGCAGGAATTTAGAAGTGGGAAGAGAATTATTGTGTGTTTATGGCTTTTTAGACATGTTTCGAAAAGAAAGATTAGACAAATGAAGTGGTGACTAAGGATGACTAACCAAATTGGATCATGCAGCTTCTTCTTCAATGAATCTATCTCTACCACACCTTAGGCACGTTAAACTTTGCTTTTGTCAAGCTAGGgtttgaaagaagaagaagaagaagaagaagaagaagaagcccttAAAAAAATATACATGCTACTATCAAGCAAACACTTTTCTTCGAAAAATGGGAAAAATGAAAGCTGAAGACATTTTCTGATAAAATCGGTAAAAAGGGAATGCAAA harbors:
- the LOC103992944 gene encoding xyloglucan O-acetyltransferase 3-like; protein product: MKPLKMREVVPANPSYTLTLLGSHAMFNKMVPALSPSIPKLHYSLEWNVIQKKVGPLLWLLVISTIFILFIMHSSYTLSISAKGGLSQSPLMSAANSSVIQLVQSPPDSELLSPNLSAPQPATAATISRVTPVVEGLHPNTSGIEELCDMTKGKWVTEPRASIYTNVTCPTLPDMKNCGKYGKDQSYLYWRWQPDSCDVPRFDPVTFLNLVRGKKMAFIGDSLARNQMESLLCLLSQAETSRQVFRDSGDKYVTWYFPSHEFTLMAMCTEYFVEARPRIINGTASSSFELHLDRVTMNWTEKLPGVDYAILSGGNWFFRGLHLYREGEIVGCVNCWGQNLTDFGVAAAIRSVLRTALQFIATCKECEGLVTFLRTFTPSHFENGSWFSGGQCNRTQPLDEIQISLSDITWEIRKVQLEEIERARRQEGEVNIKFEVLDVTKAMMLRADAHPGKHWTTKTKGGVNDCLHWCLPGPVDLWSDLLLATLKKNSLSH